In Terriglobus sp. TAA 43, a single window of DNA contains:
- the ychF gene encoding redox-regulated ATPase YchF, whose amino-acid sequence MALNVGIVGLPNVGKSTIFSALTAIEAVAANYPFCTIDPNVGIVTVPDPRMNRIVEMVKPKSIVPTTIEFVDIAGLVAGASKGEGLGNQFLANIRSTDATLHIVRCFEDPEVIHVAGKVDPLADIDVINTELLLADLDTVERRYEKSQKLARTSQDSKIKNEFSALGKLREAMNAGTPARAVELTEEEKPLVRDLFLITMKPTLYVANVDEASLAEGNEHTRAVEARAASEGSDVVRICGSMEAEISQLDPEERNEFLASMGMEEPGLDRLIHAAYRLLGLITYFTAGVQEVRAWTIRKGTKAPGAAGVIHSDFERGFIRADAYNCEDLFRLGSEQAVKEKGLLRSEGKEYIVKDGDILFFKFNV is encoded by the coding sequence ATGGCATTGAACGTAGGCATCGTCGGTCTTCCCAACGTGGGCAAGAGCACCATTTTCAGCGCACTCACCGCAATCGAAGCGGTTGCTGCAAATTATCCCTTCTGCACCATCGATCCCAATGTGGGCATCGTCACCGTGCCGGATCCGCGCATGAACCGTATCGTGGAGATGGTGAAGCCAAAGAGCATTGTCCCTACCACTATTGAGTTTGTGGACATTGCGGGTCTGGTGGCGGGCGCAAGCAAGGGCGAAGGCCTGGGCAACCAGTTTCTGGCCAACATCCGTTCGACCGATGCCACGCTGCACATCGTGCGCTGCTTTGAAGACCCTGAGGTGATCCACGTCGCAGGCAAAGTCGATCCGCTGGCAGATATTGATGTCATCAACACTGAACTTCTTCTCGCCGATCTGGATACTGTGGAACGCCGCTACGAGAAGTCGCAGAAGCTTGCCCGTACATCGCAGGACAGCAAGATCAAGAATGAATTCAGTGCTCTGGGCAAGCTGCGCGAGGCCATGAACGCAGGCACACCGGCGCGCGCCGTGGAATTGACGGAGGAAGAGAAGCCACTCGTGCGCGACCTCTTCCTCATCACGATGAAGCCGACGCTCTACGTTGCCAACGTGGACGAAGCGTCTCTTGCAGAAGGCAACGAACACACACGTGCCGTGGAAGCACGCGCAGCCAGTGAAGGCAGCGATGTCGTCCGCATCTGCGGTTCCATGGAAGCGGAAATCTCGCAGCTTGATCCTGAAGAGCGTAACGAATTTCTTGCCAGCATGGGCATGGAAGAGCCAGGACTGGACCGCCTCATCCATGCGGCCTATCGCCTGTTGGGACTCATCACATACTTCACAGCGGGTGTACAGGAAGTACGTGCGTGGACCATTCGCAAAGGCACAAAAGCCCCGGGTGCAGCGGGCGTGATCCATTCTGATTTTGAACGTGGCTTTATCCGCGCCGATGCTTACAACTGCGAAGATCTTTTCAGGCTTGGGAGCGAACAGGCTGTGAAGGAAAAAGGACTACTGCGCAGTGAAGGCAAGGAGTACATCGTGAAAGATGGCGATATTCTCTTCTTCAAGTTCAACGTCTGA